AGGATTCCCTCAAACTTTCCTATTCACAGGTAGGTTTGATTACACTTACCTTCCAGATGTCGGCGTCCATTTTGCAGCCACTGGTAGGTTTTTATACAGATAAAAAACCACAGCCCTATTCCCTGGCAATAGGCATGGGCTTCACATTATTAGGACTGGTGAGTCTTTCCATGGCACATAGTTTCCCAATGGTACTGGTATCCGTAGCATTGACCGGCGTCGGCTCGGCAATATTCCATCCGGAAGCTTCCAGGCTCGCACACATGGCATCCGGTGGCCGTCATGGCATGGCGCAGTCGCTGTTCCAGGTAGGTGGAAATGCCGGCAGCTCCCTGGGCCCATTGCTGGCAGCAGCCATCATCGTGCCTTTCGGTCAGTTCAATGTTATCTGGTTTTCACTGGCAGCACTGCTGGCCATTATTGTGATGCTACGCATCAGCAAATGGTACATGGCACAGCCTAAAAAACCAAAAGTGAAAAAAGCGGCCGTACTTACAGATAAACCACAGCTATCCAATGGAAAAGTGATTTTCTCGCTGGCTATCCTGCTGGTACTCATCTTCTCCAAATACTTCTATATGGCCAGCATGACCAGCTATTATACTTTCTACCTGATCAATAAATTTAACGTAAGTGTACAGAGTGCGCAGGTATACCTGTTTGTATTCCTCTTCTCTGTAGCTGCAGGCACCTTTATTGGCGGGCCAGTAGGCGACCGCATCGGCCGCAAGTATGTGATCTGGATCTCCATCCTGGGCGTAGCACCGTTTTCATTGCTGCTGCCGCATGTAAACCTCGCCTGGACAGCCATATTAAGCGTCT
This window of the Chitinophaga sp. Cy-1792 genome carries:
- a CDS encoding MFS transporter gives rise to the protein MSTTLTEQQQETKQAAEKIAQQTVFSILIALSFTHLLNDTLQSLIPAIYPLVKDSLKLSYSQVGLITLTFQMSASILQPLVGFYTDKKPQPYSLAIGMGFTLLGLVSLSMAHSFPMVLVSVALTGVGSAIFHPEASRLAHMASGGRHGMAQSLFQVGGNAGSSLGPLLAAAIIVPFGQFNVIWFSLAALLAIIVMLRISKWYMAQPKKPKVKKAAVLTDKPQLSNGKVIFSLAILLVLIFSKYFYMASMTSYYTFYLINKFNVSVQSAQVYLFVFLFSVAAGTFIGGPVGDRIGRKYVIWISILGVAPFSLLLPHVNLAWTAILSVFIGVILSSAFSAILVYAQELVPGKVGMIAGLFFGLAFGMGGVGSALLGRLADQTNITYVYQVCAYLPLIGLLTGFLPNLEKRTK